The Toxorhynchites rutilus septentrionalis strain SRP chromosome 3, ASM2978413v1, whole genome shotgun sequence genome includes a region encoding these proteins:
- the LOC129773681 gene encoding uncharacterized protein LOC129773681, producing MSTGYLQQKEEDSEPLQDKEQFQSLVGALLYIAFNTRPDVAIATSILGRRVSKPTKADWNEGKRVLRYLKGTIDLELHLGGTEQFELEAFADADWAGEVGDRKSNSGYIFKLCGGLINWECSKQTGVSLSSTEAEYIALAECLQELQWIRKFINDLGEKLKLPIKVNEDNQSCITLSVADRNTRRSKHNDTKSIS from the coding sequence ATGTCAACCGGCTATCTGCAACAAAAGGAGGAGGATAGTGAACCACTTCAAGACAAGGAGCAGTTCCAGAGTTTGGTAGGAGCTTTGTTGTATATAGCCTTCAATACAAGACCTGATGTGGCTATTGCAACCTCTATTCTTGGAAGACGTGTATCGAAGCCTACTAAAGCCGACTGGAATGAAGGTAAAAGAGTTTTGCGTTATCTCAAGGGGACAATCGACCTTGAACTACATTTGGGAGGCACAGAGCAATTCGAACTTGAAGCCTTTGCCGATGCAGATTGGGCAGGAGAAGTCGGTGACCGAAAGTCAAATTCCGGTTACATTTTCAAGCTGTGCGGTGGACTTATCAACTGGGAATGCAGTAAACAGACTGGAGTTTCATTGTCAAGTACTGAAGCGGAATACATCGCCCTTGCTGAATGTCTTCAAGAACTACAGTGGATTCGCAAATTCATAAACGACCTTGGCGAAAAACTGAAGCTGCCGATAAAGGTGAATGAAGACAATCAGAGTTGTATTACTCTCTCCGTTGCTGATAGGAACACCCGCAGGTCGAAACACAATGACACGAAGTCTATTTCGTAA